One stretch of Zingiber officinale cultivar Zhangliang chromosome 6B, Zo_v1.1, whole genome shotgun sequence DNA includes these proteins:
- the LOC121992878 gene encoding cytochrome P450 704C1-like has protein sequence MVSFFLLVLAVILPAAAAAAAAFYLLDPLPWSRKRKPNYPPVVGTILHQFLNLNRLLEFQTDLSRKHSTFRTLAPFCNYVYTVDPANIEYILKTNFANYGKGSVNYDCMSDLLGDGIFAVDGEKWSRQRKISSHEFSTKVLRNYSSAVFRTNAVRLARVISDAARSNEVIEIQELFMKCTLDSIFKIGFGVELNTLSGSSREGRAFAKAFDDSSAQVLVRYFDVLWKFKRFLNVGSEAQMKKDLKVIDDFVYKLIDAKIQQMSKHVVEFMEKEDILSRFLVEREKNPDEMTYKYLRDIVLNFVIAGRDTTAGTLSWFFYMLCKHPEIQEKVAQEVKEATKIKGEATMDEFAKCLSEEAINSMHYLHATLTETLRLYPAVPMDVKYCFSDDTLPDGFDVKKGDMVNYQPYPMGRLKSLWGEDAEEFSPERWLDNDGLFVPESPFKFTAFQAGPRICLGRDFAYRQMKIIAATLLFACKFKLWDEKKAVKHRVMLTLHVDEGLFLSALIR, from the exons AtggtctccttcttcctcctcgtcCTCGCCGTGATCTTGCCGGCGGCGGCCGCAGCAGCAGCGGCCTTCTACCTCCTCGATCCCCTCCCGTGGAGTCGCAAGAGGAAGCCCAATTACCCGCCCGTGGTCGGCACAATCCTCCACCAGTTCCTCAACCTCAACCGCTTATTGGAGTTCCAAACCGACCTCTCCCGCAAGCACTCAACGTTCCGGACTCTCGCCCCCTTCTGCAACTACGTCTACACCGTCGACCCCGCCAACATCGAGTACATCCTCAAGACCAATTTCGCCAACTACGGCAAG GGCAGTGTCAACTACGATTGCATGAGTGACTTGCTTGGGGATGGGATCTTCGCCGTGGACGGCGAGAAGTGGTCTCGCCAGCGAAAGATCTCCAGCCACGAGTTCTCCACCAAGGTGTTGAGGAATTACAGCAGCGCGGTGTTCAGAACCAACGCCGTTAGGCTCGCTAGGGTTATCTCAGACGCGGCCAGATCCAATGAGGTGATCGAGATCCAA GAATTGTTCATGAAGTGCACACTGGATTCCATATTCAAAATAGGGTTTGGGGTGGAACTAAACACGCTGTCCGGATCAAGCAGAGAAGGGAGGGCTTTCGCGAAGGCCTTCGATGATTCGAGTGCTCAAGTGCTTGTGCGCTACTTTGATGTGCTCTGGAAATTCAAGAGGTTTCTGAATGTAGGCTCCGAAGCCCAAATGAAGAAGGACCTCAAAGTCATCGACGATTTCGTCTACAAACTGATCGATGCAAAGATTCAACAGATGTCTAAACATGTTGTTGAATTT ATGGAGAAGGAAGATATCTTGTCTAGGTTCCTAGTTGAAAGAGAGAAGAATCCTGACGAGATGACCTACAAGTACCTGAGAGACATTGTGCTGAACTTTGTGATCGCCGGCCGAGACACGACCGCAGGGACGCTTTCGTGGTTCTTCTACATGCTTTGCAAGCATCCTGAGATACAAGAAAAAGTGGCACAAGAGGTGAAAGAAGCAACCAAGATAAAAGGTGAGGCAACCATGGATGAATTTGCCAAATGCTTGAGTGAAGAGGCCATCAACAGTATGCACTACCTACATGCTACACTGACTGAGACTCTCCGGCTATACCCTGCTGTTCCGATG GATGTCAAGTATTGCTTCTCAGATGATACACTTCCAGATGGATTTGATGTGAAGAAAGGCGACATGGTAAACTATCAGCCATACCCCATGGGAAGATTGAAATCCTTATGGGGTGAAGATGCAGAAGAGTTCAGTCCAGAGAGATGGCTCGACAACGATGGACTTTTTGTGCCGGAAAGTCCCTTCAAGTTCACTGCTTTCCAG GCCGGCCCTCGAATTTGTCTGGGAAGGGATTTCGCATACAGGCAGATGAAGATCATTGCCGCGACACTTCTGTTCGCTTGTAAATTCAAGCTGTGGGATGAGAAGAAAGCTGTCAAACATAGGGTCATGCTCACCCTTCATGTTGATGAAGGCTTGTTTCTTTCTGCACTGATTAGGTGA
- the LOC121992879 gene encoding uncharacterized protein LOC121992879 isoform X2: MATHLSDEGDTLETLEHLLQVSQTAAGRARLNAEGTLTAVLRRLSSSPSPFLLPRLYLVRNLCYCDHANQEAFLAAGGLDRVASALIGEPSVSMEIVRTVLQVLASVAAGGEAHMDAVWARFFPVWFREISRSSDPAICDALCGVLNTCCTAGEYRRRLSELCELERGLPILLNIIITMSGVCVLQKEAYFYWLLGKVCIEETYFTLVFQGLSSVNIIGIASCGVDFTKEQIFLLETLLDGMLSFPISKNFALGVLQILIEAYTITTASSLTKSVAETGHANTALQYLLLMLRDICSCKQRSTSTEDPADLFQCEDLIELLLRFLRELEPPITSDNQEIQPLSSSKLAPYQGFQKDVVSIICNYLHGRKHVQDEIRKQDGIPLLLQQCIVDESYPYMRKIATLTIRNLLEGNVANQYEVAQLELKEPLITPQIAQMGLRVEIDEDTQRPKLVNILVQEGNYG; the protein is encoded by the exons ATGGCGACCCACCTCAGCGACGAGGGCGACACTCTCGAAACCCTAGAGCACCTTCTCCAAGTTTCGCAGACCGCCGCTGGCCGCGCCCGCCTCAACGCCGAAGGAACCCTCACCGCAGTTCTCCGCCGCCTTTCCTCATCCCCCTCGCCGTTCCTCCTCCCCCGCCTTTACCTCGTCCGCAACCTCTGCTACTGCGACCATGCCAACCAGGAAGCCTTCCTCGCTGCTGGCGGCCTCGATCGGGTCGCCTCCGCCCTCATCGGTGAACCGTCGGTCAGCATGGAAATCGTCCGGACGGTGCTTCAGGTCCTGGCAAGCGTCGCTGCAGGTGGCGAGGCGCACATGGACGCCGTGTGGGCTCGGTTCTTCCCCGTCTGGTTCCGCGAGATTTCTAGGTCGAGCGACCCTGCTATCTGCGATGCCCTATGCGGGGTCTTGAACACGTGCTGTACTGCAGGGGAATATCGCCGGAGGCTGAGCGAACTTTGCGAGCTGGAGAGGGGATTACCTATTCTCTTGAACATCATCATCACCATGTCCGGAG TTTGTGTTCTTCAAAAAGAAGCGTATTTCTACTGGCTCCTAGGTAAAGTTTGCATCGAGGAAACATATTTTACCCTTGTATTCCAGGGCTTAAGCTCGGTTAATATCATTGGCATTGCAAGTTGTGGTGTTGACTTCACCAAAGAGCAAATCTTCCTTCTTGAAACACTACTAGATGGCATGCTCTCTTTTCCCATTTCCAAGAATTTTGCACTTGGTGTTCTTCAAATATTGATAGAAGCTTATACTATTACCACTGCTAGTTCCTTAACAAAATCTGTTGCTGAGACTGGTCATGCAAACACTGCCCTACAGTACTTGCTCCTGATGCTGAGGGACATATGTTCTTGTAAACAACGTTCAACATCCACCGAGGACCCTGCTGACTTATTTCAATGTGAAGATCTAATAGAGCTTCTTTTAAGATTTCTTCGGGAACTTGAGCCCCCAATCACTTCTGATAATCAAGAAATACAGCCTTTGTCAAGCTCAAAATTGGCCCCATACCAAGGTTTCCAGAAAGATGTAGTATCTATCATTTGCAATTATTTACATGGAAGAAAGCATGTTCAAGATGAGATCAGAAAGCAGGATGGAATCCCTCTGCTACTGCAACAGTGCATTGTGGATGAAAGTTATCCTTACATGAGGAAAATTGCCACATTAACCATACGAAACTTGCTGGAAGGTAATGTAGCCAACCAGTATGAAGTTGCCCAACTTGAGTTGAAAGAGCCTCTCATCACACCTCAAATTGCTCAAATGGGACTGAGGGTGGAAATAGACGAGGACACTCAGCGTCCAAAGTTGGTAAATATTTTG GTCCAAGAAGGCAACTATGGTTGA
- the LOC121992879 gene encoding uncharacterized protein LOC121992879 isoform X1, whose protein sequence is MATHLSDEGDTLETLEHLLQVSQTAAGRARLNAEGTLTAVLRRLSSSPSPFLLPRLYLVRNLCYCDHANQEAFLAAGGLDRVASALIGEPSVSMEIVRTVLQVLASVAAGGEAHMDAVWARFFPVWFREISRSSDPAICDALCGVLNTCCTAGEYRRRLSELCELERGLPILLNIIITMSGVCVLQKEAYFYWLLGKVCIEETYFTLVFQGLSSVNIIGIASCGVDFTKEQIFLLETLLDGMLSFPISKNFALGVLQILIEAYTITTASSLTKSVAETGHANTALQYLLLMLRDICSCKQRSTSTEDPADLFQCEDLIELLLRFLRELEPPITSDNQEIQPLSSSKLAPYQGFQKDVVSIICNYLHGRKHVQDEIRKQDGIPLLLQQCIVDESYPYMRKIATLTIRNLLEGNVANQYEVAQLELKEPLITPQIAQMGLRVEIDEDTQRPKLVNILDGWMQEGGTRWIKE, encoded by the exons ATGGCGACCCACCTCAGCGACGAGGGCGACACTCTCGAAACCCTAGAGCACCTTCTCCAAGTTTCGCAGACCGCCGCTGGCCGCGCCCGCCTCAACGCCGAAGGAACCCTCACCGCAGTTCTCCGCCGCCTTTCCTCATCCCCCTCGCCGTTCCTCCTCCCCCGCCTTTACCTCGTCCGCAACCTCTGCTACTGCGACCATGCCAACCAGGAAGCCTTCCTCGCTGCTGGCGGCCTCGATCGGGTCGCCTCCGCCCTCATCGGTGAACCGTCGGTCAGCATGGAAATCGTCCGGACGGTGCTTCAGGTCCTGGCAAGCGTCGCTGCAGGTGGCGAGGCGCACATGGACGCCGTGTGGGCTCGGTTCTTCCCCGTCTGGTTCCGCGAGATTTCTAGGTCGAGCGACCCTGCTATCTGCGATGCCCTATGCGGGGTCTTGAACACGTGCTGTACTGCAGGGGAATATCGCCGGAGGCTGAGCGAACTTTGCGAGCTGGAGAGGGGATTACCTATTCTCTTGAACATCATCATCACCATGTCCGGAG TTTGTGTTCTTCAAAAAGAAGCGTATTTCTACTGGCTCCTAGGTAAAGTTTGCATCGAGGAAACATATTTTACCCTTGTATTCCAGGGCTTAAGCTCGGTTAATATCATTGGCATTGCAAGTTGTGGTGTTGACTTCACCAAAGAGCAAATCTTCCTTCTTGAAACACTACTAGATGGCATGCTCTCTTTTCCCATTTCCAAGAATTTTGCACTTGGTGTTCTTCAAATATTGATAGAAGCTTATACTATTACCACTGCTAGTTCCTTAACAAAATCTGTTGCTGAGACTGGTCATGCAAACACTGCCCTACAGTACTTGCTCCTGATGCTGAGGGACATATGTTCTTGTAAACAACGTTCAACATCCACCGAGGACCCTGCTGACTTATTTCAATGTGAAGATCTAATAGAGCTTCTTTTAAGATTTCTTCGGGAACTTGAGCCCCCAATCACTTCTGATAATCAAGAAATACAGCCTTTGTCAAGCTCAAAATTGGCCCCATACCAAGGTTTCCAGAAAGATGTAGTATCTATCATTTGCAATTATTTACATGGAAGAAAGCATGTTCAAGATGAGATCAGAAAGCAGGATGGAATCCCTCTGCTACTGCAACAGTGCATTGTGGATGAAAGTTATCCTTACATGAGGAAAATTGCCACATTAACCATACGAAACTTGCTGGAAGGTAATGTAGCCAACCAGTATGAAGTTGCCCAACTTGAGTTGAAAGAGCCTCTCATCACACCTCAAATTGCTCAAATGGGACTGAGGGTGGAAATAGACGAGGACACTCAGCGTCCAAAGTTGGTAAATATTTTG GATGGATGGATGCAAGAGGGAGGAACAAGGTGGATAAAAGAATGA
- the LOC121991171 gene encoding uncharacterized protein LOC121991171: protein MRSRAGFQYETATRVVIYQCFVCCSRKLKFAYGTSRLEATNSPTHVFNAADVTGRPNVDWCGSHRVETIRVNVVGTLTLAEGCRERGLILINYATGCIFEYDDEHPLGSGVGFVEEGTPNFVGSFYCKTKAMGTDASGCRILGGRILPENLCTVGGNRFNRRIAISEPYSFIYLFIACLLLWYKYIAVLVLSILQQHIIFYQLPKILPEAAKHLIGDLLVMSKPQVLTLLPCQYYR, encoded by the exons ATGCGA TCACGTGCCGGATTTCAATACGAAACCGCTACGAGGGTGGTGATATATCAGTGTTTCGTCTGCTGTAGCCGCAAACTGAAGTTCGCCTACGGCACCAGCCGGCTCGAGGCCACAAACTCTCCTACCCACGTTTTCAACGCCGCTGACGTCACCGGCCGGCCCAACGTCGACTGGTGCGGGAGTCATCGCGTGGAGACCATCCGAGTCAACGTCGTCGGCACTCTCACTCTCGCCGAGGGCTGCCGAGAGCGCGGCTTGATTCTCATCAACTATGCCACCGGGTGCATCTTTGAGTACGACGACGAGCACCCTCTCGGCTCCGGCGTCGGCTTCGTCGAGGAGGGCACGCCCAACTTCGTCGGTTCCTTTTACTGCAAGACGAAGGCCATG ggaaccgacgcgagtggttgtcggatcttgggagggagaattttgccggagaacctctgcaccgtgggcggcaatcgcTTCAACCGGAGGATAGCCATTTCTGAACcttactcttttatttacctgttcATTGCATGCTTGCTACTTTGGTACAAATATATTGCTGTGTTAGTGCTCTCAATTctacaacaacacatcatattCTACCAATTACCAAAGATCCTACCTGAAGCAGCTAAGCATTTGATTGGAGACTTGCTGGTCATGTCCAAACCACAAGTATTGACTCTTCTACCCTGTCAGTATTATAGATAA
- the LOC121992880 gene encoding uncharacterized protein LOC121992880, producing the protein MPMARRPVASVFSAADAASWYVALVLGALVLASSLREGGSAEATVQLDEPAGGGRLVARPCDEIYVVGEGETLHSISDKCGDPFIVERNPHIHDPDDVFPGLVILITPSKPPV; encoded by the coding sequence ATGCCAATGGCGAGGAGGCCCGTTGCCAGCGTTTTCTCCGCCGCCGACGCCGCCTCGTGGTACGTCGCGTTGGTCCTCGGGGCGCTCGTCCTGGCCAGCTCGCTGCGTGAAGGCGGCTCAGCGGAGGCGACGGTGCAGCTGGACGAGCCGGCCGGCGGCGGGCGGctagtggcacggccgtgcgacgaGATCTACGTGGTGGGCGAGGGGGAGACGCTGCACAGCATCAGCGACAAGTGCGGCGACCCTTTCATCGTGGAGCGCAACCCGCACATACACGACCCCGACGACGTCTTCCCAGGCCTCGTCATCTTGATCACCCCGTCCAAGCCTCCTGTGTAG